The genomic stretch AAAGACCACATTACCGATACAACGGGGTGCATTTGGCCCAGGATGTTTACTTACGAGATCAAGTAATCCTAACCCTTCAATACGTTGTCCTAACGCGGGTTCGTAATAATGACCCAGGAGTTGAGGAGAACCACAAGTAAAGACTCCGGGGGTTCCTTGATCAAGTTTTTGGCGTAATGCGTCTGCTTTTGCTCCTTTTAGGTCCCGCATGACAATTTCTTGTTGACGATCTTGGGCCCCACCGCCGACAATGAGATCAACTGTAGAAAAGATAGAATCTTCGGTTTGTTGATCTAGGGGGATAATAGTAACAGGAATATCCCGCCATTGACAACGGCGTTGTACACAGATGACATTACCGCGATCGCCATAGGTACTCATGAGATTAGGATAAAGCCAACCAATCCTTAATTCTGGGGTTTGGGACATAAAAATTATCGTAAACGTGCTGATTGAAATAATAATAGACTTCCTGCGCCTAATCCCAAGAGATTAGGCATCCAAGCTCCTAAAAAGGGGGTTAATATGCCCCAAATACCGAGAGAACTTGTGACAAAGGAGAGGAGATAATAACTAAAAATTAACCCGACACAAATGCCGAAACTGGTAGCTTTGTTGGTGTTTTGAGGTCTAACCCCTACAGCGGCCCCGACTAACCCAAAGACTAAACAAACAAAGGGTAGAGCATACTTTTCTTGGATACGTACTTGTACTTTACGCACTCTTTGTTCATTGCCGCTTAACTTCATAGCTTTTAAGTATTCTTTCGTCTCACTAAGACTCATTTCTGTGAAGTTTTGACGGCGATTGGCTAAATCTAGGGGAATACGAGGTAGAGCTAATTGTTGATGTTCAAAGCGTACAATATTACGATAGGAACCATCAGGAGCAATTAAATAGATAGTACCATTGAAAAAATCCCAGGTATTCGTAGAAATATTCCAGGTAGCTGAATCTGAGGTAACAATTTGATTAACCCCTTCTTGGGTACGATCAAGAATAGTTAATCCTGCCATTTTTTCCCCATCGAATTCTTCGGCATAAAAAAGACGAGTTAAGACGCTTTCTTGTTGGCCATCAGGTTGATCGATGGTTCGATATTCAGGATAAACAATATTACGTTCTTTAAATGTGGGACGCTCTTTACTAACTGCTTTTTCTAGGGTAACTGCTGCTTCGTGAGTGGCAGCAGGAGCGACCCAATCATTGACAATAAAAGCTGCTCCACTGACAATTAAACTAAAGAGAATAGAAGGGATGACTAAGCGATAAACACTGACTCCTAGACTCCGCATGGCGATTAATTCACTATCACTTGATAGACGACTATAAGCCATCAAAGCTGAGAGTAACATGGCCATGGGAAAAGCCAGAACAATAAACCCTGGCATCTTTAATAAGAGAATTTTTAGAGCAACGGTTAATAATAAACCAGATTCAGTGACACGACGTACTAAATCAAATAAAGTCCCGATGGAAATTCCTAATGAGGTAAAAATCCCCATACCAAAACAGAAAGGGAGTAAAAGTTCCCAAAAAAGATAACGATCCATGACTGAAAAGCCAGGGAGTCGTAAACTCATTTTAAATGCTTTAACTTGGGCCGTATTCATGGGGATTTATGGTTAAAATTGGAAATTTTCTCCCAAATAGTATTTACGGACTAAGGGATTAGTATAAAGTTCTTCAGCACTACCGGCCGCGAGAATTTGGCCGTCACGCATAATATAAGCTCTATTGGTAATCGCTAGGGTTTCGCGTACGTTATGATCTGTGATGAGAATGCCCATCTGACGTTCCCGTAATTGAGCGATGAGGGTCTGAATTTCTGAAACAGCAATGGGGTCAACTCCGGCAAAGGGTTCATCGAGTAACAGAAATTGCGGCCCATCTAACCCGACAGCTAAGGCCCTTGCTAGTTCAGTACGTCGTCGTTCACCTCCAGAAACTTGAGAACCTTGGGTATTAGCAACTTTTTCTAGACTAAACTCTCTAAGTAGTTGAGATAAACGTCTAGTGCGTTCCCGAAACGGAACAGACGTTTGTTCTAGGGCTAATTGGATATTCTCTTGAACGCTCAAGTAGCGAAAAATGCTGGCTTGTTGCGTCATATAACCAATTCCTAAGCGGGCCCGTTTATTCAAAGGTAAACTGGTAATATCCCGTTGATGAAGCCAAACTCGACCAATATTTGGTTTAACTAAACCTGTGGCAATATAAAATGTCGTGGTTTTGCCCGCACCATTGGGGCCGAGAAGTCCCACAATTTCGCCAGGGGCCACTTGTAGGTTAACGCGATTAACGATTGTTCGTTTGCCGT from Aphanothece sacrum FPU1 encodes the following:
- a CDS encoding type 1 glutamine amidotransferase encodes the protein MSQTPELRIGWLYPNLMSTYGDRGNVICVQRRCQWRDIPVTIIPLDQQTEDSIFSTVDLIVGGGAQDRQQEIVMRDLKGAKADALRQKLDQGTPGVFTCGSPQLLGHYYEPALGQRIEGLGLLDLVSKHPGPNAPRCIGNVVFELTASPIADDLKQQLGEPPIVIGFENHGGRTYLGTVQPLGRVIKGYGNNGEDGYEGAFYHHAIATYSHGPLLPKNPFLADWLIKKALEEKYQTEINLTPLDDTLAYEARKAMLKRLEILAIK
- a CDS encoding LptF/LptG family permease, which codes for MNTAQVKAFKMSLRLPGFSVMDRYLFWELLLPFCFGMGIFTSLGISIGTLFDLVRRVTESGLLLTVALKILLLKMPGFIVLAFPMAMLLSALMAYSRLSSDSELIAMRSLGVSVYRLVIPSILFSLIVSGAAFIVNDWVAPAATHEAAVTLEKAVSKERPTFKERNIVYPEYRTIDQPDGQQESVLTRLFYAEEFDGEKMAGLTILDRTQEGVNQIVTSDSATWNISTNTWDFFNGTIYLIAPDGSYRNIVRFEHQQLALPRIPLDLANRRQNFTEMSLSETKEYLKAMKLSGNEQRVRKVQVRIQEKYALPFVCLVFGLVGAAVGVRPQNTNKATSFGICVGLIFSYYLLSFVTSSLGIWGILTPFLGAWMPNLLGLGAGSLLLFQSARLR
- the lptB gene encoding LPS export ABC transporter ATP-binding protein, which codes for MTLVLENIHKSYGKRTIVNRVNLQVAPGEIVGLLGPNGAGKTTTFYIATGLVKPNIGRVWLHQRDITSLPLNKRARLGIGYMTQQASIFRYLSVQENIQLALEQTSVPFRERTRRLSQLLREFSLEKVANTQGSQVSGGERRRTELARALAVGLDGPQFLLLDEPFAGVDPIAVSEIQTLIAQLRERQMGILITDHNVRETLAITNRAYIMRDGQILAAGSAEELYTNPLVRKYYLGENFQF